In Candidatus Omnitrophota bacterium, a single window of DNA contains:
- a CDS encoding glycosyltransferase family 2 protein: protein MISVIVPVYNEEKAIIKTLNELQVVLEDEFKDYEIIVVNDGSTDTTSDRIRECGIKDLVLINHIENLGYGKSLLDGILIARNNCIGIIDGDNSYNPKDIKKLYSYFGQYDMVVGARQGKEYSRGVLKRPARLFFKMLAEYASGRKIPDVNSGLRLFKKEIVLDFQGSLCTGFSFTTTLTLIFLLNHYFVKYVSIEYVKRAGKSKVNHIRDTLFVGQIIVEAILYYDPLKLFFLLASCNATFGLLLGLFNFLIFKTFFFSLLAVICIASFIPVFSLGLIADQLKKVYNLNKKT from the coding sequence ATGATTAGCGTTATCGTTCCGGTGTATAACGAAGAGAAAGCAATAATAAAGACTCTAAATGAACTCCAGGTGGTTTTAGAAGATGAATTTAAGGATTACGAGATCATTGTTGTTAATGACGGTTCAACCGATACAACTTCCGATAGGATTAGGGAATGTGGAATAAAAGATTTGGTTTTGATTAATCATATCGAAAATCTCGGATACGGTAAATCATTGCTCGACGGGATTTTGATTGCCCGGAATAATTGTATTGGAATCATTGATGGTGATAATTCCTACAACCCAAAAGATATAAAAAAATTATACAGCTATTTTGGCCAATATGATATGGTTGTAGGTGCGCGCCAAGGAAAAGAATACAGCCGCGGAGTATTGAAGCGACCTGCAAGATTGTTTTTTAAAATGCTGGCCGAATATGCTTCAGGAAGGAAAATACCTGACGTGAATTCGGGTCTACGCCTATTTAAAAAAGAGATTGTTTTAGATTTTCAGGGTTCATTGTGTACAGGTTTTTCTTTTACTACGACTCTGACTCTTATTTTTCTGCTCAATCATTATTTCGTTAAATACGTTTCTATCGAATACGTAAAACGTGCAGGAAAAAGTAAAGTTAATCATATTCGCGATACTCTTTTTGTCGGACAGATTATTGTCGAAGCGATTCTTTACTATGATCCTCTCAAACTTTTTTTTCTTTTGGCTTCATGCAATGCCACTTTCGGACTACTCTTGGGTTTATTTAATTTTTTGATTTTTAAGACCTTCTTTTTTTCGTTGTTAGCAGTTATCTGTATCGCAAGTTTCATACCGGTTTTCTCCCTTGGGTTGATTGCAGATCAGCTTAAAAAGGTCTACAATCTAAATAAAAAAACATGA
- a CDS encoding radical SAM protein, with protein MKILAIIIPHSDRHSGDYSMLNFPIGMAYVIASVREKIKGASIVVSDFSVDHIVSEESIKDRLRSVSIDFKPDYVIYGSMITRFSYIKSLSRIIKEIFPSAKQVLGGSAAGSGYKFFLDDGIIDFLVAGEGEEAMVDILSDNWQNNPSIIGPGGRIVPEKRAIKDINSLPMPSYKDFNVKAYIDNNFLNTGWRYMPIITSRGCPFACNFCYPNFGNVVRLRSEDMVIDEIKYLNKNYGIEAVYFWDEIQFLNKEWVESFCRKLLDKKINIKWVCAGRASLLQKNDLSLLRLAKKAGCLRISIGIESGNQGILDMMNKNTKVKQIEDSIRIIRAAGIKATGTILAGYLGETRETLHDTIKFANRNLLKTAFCCLIPLPGSKIYDYCISKNLIKDEYAYLKKVSLEGGDASHIVFNLTKMDDQAYIREIGIANEKVGRIRLKSIFDYYGLGMGLIKYFDNLRRAILMRVQGRRFETM; from the coding sequence ATGAAAATATTGGCTATAATTATACCGCACAGCGATAGACATAGTGGTGATTATTCAATGCTTAACTTTCCTATAGGCATGGCGTATGTGATTGCTTCGGTGCGGGAGAAGATTAAGGGGGCCAGTATAGTTGTCTCTGATTTTAGCGTTGACCACATAGTCTCAGAAGAGTCGATCAAAGATAGGTTACGAAGCGTAAGCATTGATTTTAAGCCCGATTACGTTATATATGGTTCAATGATTACGAGGTTTTCGTATATAAAGTCTCTCAGTCGGATTATAAAAGAGATTTTTCCTTCAGCAAAGCAGGTTTTAGGAGGATCTGCGGCTGGCAGCGGATATAAATTTTTCTTAGACGATGGCATAATAGACTTTTTGGTTGCAGGAGAAGGTGAAGAAGCAATGGTGGATATTTTGTCTGATAACTGGCAGAATAATCCTTCTATCATTGGCCCGGGCGGTAGAATTGTTCCGGAGAAAAGGGCTATAAAAGATATAAACTCCCTACCAATGCCATCGTATAAAGATTTCAATGTGAAAGCTTATATAGATAATAACTTTCTGAATACTGGATGGCGGTATATGCCCATTATTACTAGCCGCGGTTGTCCTTTTGCGTGTAATTTTTGTTACCCAAACTTCGGTAATGTCGTACGTTTACGTTCGGAGGATATGGTAATTGACGAGATAAAATATCTGAATAAGAATTATGGCATAGAGGCGGTATACTTTTGGGATGAGATTCAGTTTCTTAATAAAGAGTGGGTAGAAAGTTTTTGCCGTAAGCTTCTGGATAAGAAAATAAATATAAAATGGGTATGCGCAGGCCGCGCGTCACTGTTGCAGAAAAATGATCTGTCTCTTTTGCGACTGGCAAAGAAGGCCGGTTGCCTTAGAATATCTATAGGTATTGAATCTGGTAATCAGGGTATTCTTGATATGATGAACAAGAATACGAAAGTTAAACAGATAGAGGATTCTATAAGGATTATAAGAGCGGCCGGTATAAAAGCTACAGGGACAATTCTTGCCGGGTACCTTGGGGAGACTCGTGAAACACTTCATGATACGATTAAGTTCGCCAATAGGAATCTATTGAAGACAGCGTTCTGTTGTCTTATACCTTTGCCCGGATCTAAAATATATGACTATTGCATTTCTAAAAATCTGATAAAAGATGAGTACGCGTATCTTAAAAAAGTATCCTTAGAAGGTGGCGATGCATCGCATATTGTTTTTAATCTTACCAAGATGGATGATCAGGCATATATTCGTGAGATCGGTATAGCAAATGAGAAAGTCGGTAGGATTAGGCTGAAAAGCATATTTGATTATTATGGATTAGGCATGGGCTTGATAAAATACTTTGATAATTTACGCAGGGCTATCCTCATGAGAGTGCAAGGTAGGAGATTTGAGACCATGTGA
- a CDS encoding DegT/DnrJ/EryC1/StrS family aminotransferase: MKFTIGFEKDDAKILHKYWDEIIETQKWSEGKFTSLFEEKWSRSNGLSAVSFSSWGGAALAALEFFDLKGKTVLCPSNTFMATPLSVIKAGGNVEFVDCNKDDLCISLDDLKEKVGKYRPAAVWIVHIGGHIAFQIEAIAKYCKEKRIILLEDCAHAHGAEWNGKKPGQWGDAGVYSFYATKTISTGEGGMLVTDNSGLIEFAKKYRNYGKFEYKVEGLNYRMNEFIAAIGCVQADRLKDIVAWKNTYAKKHLDPKFSKRLVFPDGMISGYYKYIIFEQVEKSTGKVYDMPCHRIMGKDYELPNTEWVTKNHWCVPIYYKGE, encoded by the coding sequence GTGAAATTTACCATAGGTTTTGAAAAAGATGATGCAAAGATATTACACAAATATTGGGACGAGATTATAGAAACGCAGAAATGGTCAGAAGGAAAATTTACTTCCTTATTTGAAGAAAAGTGGTCAAGAAGCAATGGTTTATCAGCTGTTTCTTTCTCAAGTTGGGGAGGAGCTGCATTGGCTGCGCTTGAATTCTTTGATTTAAAAGGTAAAACAGTTTTGTGTCCGTCTAATACCTTTATGGCAACGCCACTTAGCGTTATTAAAGCTGGTGGAAATGTTGAATTTGTAGATTGCAATAAGGATGATTTATGTATATCTCTGGATGATCTTAAGGAGAAAGTAGGGAAATATAGGCCGGCAGCTGTTTGGATTGTTCATATCGGTGGTCATATAGCGTTTCAGATTGAAGCGATAGCTAAGTATTGTAAAGAAAAGAGAATTATTTTATTAGAAGATTGTGCACATGCGCACGGCGCAGAATGGAATGGTAAAAAGCCTGGACAATGGGGTGACGCTGGCGTTTATTCATTTTATGCGACAAAGACAATTTCAACCGGAGAAGGCGGAATGCTGGTTACTGATAATAGCGGTTTGATAGAATTTGCAAAAAAATACAGGAATTACGGTAAATTCGAATATAAGGTGGAGGGTTTGAATTACAGAATGAATGAATTTATCGCTGCTATTGGATGCGTACAGGCCGATAGGCTTAAAGATATAGTGGCATGGAAGAATACCTATGCAAAAAAACATCTTGATCCAAAATTCTCAAAAAGGCTTGTTTTTCCGGATGGAATGATTTCGGGTTATTATAAATACATAATTTTTGAGCAAGTAGAAAAATCAACAGGTAAGGTTTATGACATGCCTTGCCATCGTATCATGGGCAAAGATTATGAGCTTCCCAATACGGAATGGGTTACAAAGAATCATTGGTGCGTACCCATTTATTATAAGGGCGAATAA
- a CDS encoding NAD-dependent epimerase/dehydratase family protein, with the protein MKVLVTGGSGFIGSHVVDKLRDKGVEVRVYDGIMPSFRKDIEFYQGSILDKTSLGFALNGVDAIFHLAAVADVKDVYNNPYDSEAINVRGTINVLEAARNTNVRRIVYGSTTWVYSEASSNNVDESTPLHAPTHLYTATKLTGEYYCQSYSKLYGMEVTILRYGIPYGPRARDGAVIPIFVRKAINGEPLTIAGDGSQFRKFIYVEDLAEGNVLGLKNIAKNKIYNLDGKEKVTIKQIAETIKKILGNVKIEYTPARPGDFSGKEVSSELAAEELSWEPKISFEEGVGRYIKWYKERDEKRKADWDQIDGILKK; encoded by the coding sequence ATGAAAGTTTTAGTGACAGGTGGTTCCGGTTTTATTGGTTCACATGTGGTAGATAAACTAAGAGATAAAGGTGTAGAGGTAAGGGTTTATGATGGTATTATGCCTTCTTTTCGTAAGGATATTGAGTTTTACCAGGGGAGTATCCTTGATAAAACTTCTCTTGGTTTTGCTCTTAACGGAGTGGATGCGATATTTCATTTGGCTGCGGTTGCAGACGTAAAGGATGTTTATAACAATCCGTATGACTCAGAGGCAATTAATGTTCGCGGCACGATTAATGTATTGGAAGCCGCGCGTAATACTAATGTTAGAAGGATTGTTTATGGAAGTACTACTTGGGTTTATAGTGAAGCTTCTTCTAATAATGTTGATGAATCAACCCCGCTTCATGCGCCTACACACCTTTATACTGCTACAAAGTTAACCGGAGAATATTACTGCCAATCTTACAGTAAGCTTTATGGTATGGAAGTAACCATTCTCCGTTATGGCATTCCATATGGCCCTCGTGCAAGAGACGGTGCGGTCATCCCGATTTTTGTAAGGAAGGCTATTAATGGAGAGCCACTTACTATTGCAGGTGATGGCTCACAATTTAGGAAATTTATATATGTTGAAGATTTAGCTGAAGGTAATGTTTTGGGCCTAAAAAATATTGCCAAGAATAAAATCTACAATTTAGACGGTAAGGAAAAGGTTACGATTAAACAGATAGCTGAGACTATTAAAAAGATTCTAGGCAATGTAAAGATTGAATATACTCCTGCTAGGCCGGGAGATTTTTCCGGTAAAGAGGTCTCTAGTGAATTGGCGGCAGAAGAGTTAAGCTGGGAACCAAAAATTAGCTTTGAAGAAGGGGTAGGTAGATATATAAAATGGTATAAAGAGCGAGATGAGAAACGTAAAGCTGATTGGGATCAAATTGACGGAATATTGAAAAAATAA
- a CDS encoding PIG-L family deacetylase encodes MAKHKVLIIAAHMDDEVLGCGGIICKHKAAGDKVTVIFVAHRIYNHCFNKEENGVEEKHALKAKKALGYDNVVFLGLNDERLDACLQDLIIPMEKHVKAIKPDIVYLPFRQDNNQDHRAVFDAARVALRPAVTPFIKEINMYEVSSSTEQSPPLIETAFLPNFYVNISHFINKKIKGLACYETESRLYPHPRSEKALKALAQKRGTEIGYDYAEAFVSIRRKWE; translated from the coding sequence ATGGCAAAGCATAAAGTCTTAATTATCGCTGCCCACATGGATGATGAAGTACTTGGGTGTGGTGGAATAATCTGTAAGCATAAAGCTGCAGGGGATAAGGTTACTGTAATTTTTGTTGCCCATCGGATTTACAATCATTGTTTTAATAAAGAAGAGAATGGGGTTGAGGAAAAGCATGCTTTAAAAGCAAAGAAAGCGTTAGGATATGATAACGTGGTATTTTTAGGTTTAAATGATGAAAGGCTTGATGCCTGCCTGCAGGATCTTATTATACCCATGGAAAAGCATGTTAAAGCCATAAAACCTGATATTGTTTATTTACCCTTTAGACAGGATAATAATCAGGATCATCGTGCTGTTTTTGATGCTGCCAGAGTTGCCCTAAGACCTGCTGTAACTCCTTTTATAAAAGAAATTAATATGTATGAAGTTTCTTCTTCTACGGAGCAATCCCCTCCGTTAATTGAAACTGCATTCTTGCCCAATTTTTATGTAAATATTAGCCATTTTATCAACAAGAAGATAAAAGGGTTGGCATGTTATGAAACAGAAAGCAGATTGTATCCTCATCCTAGGTCAGAAAAAGCTCTCAAAGCTTTGGCTCAGAAAAGAGGTACGGAAATCGGCTATGATTATGCTGAAGCTTTTGTTAGTATAAGGAGGAAATGGGAATGA
- a CDS encoding acylneuraminate cytidylyltransferase family protein, with protein sequence MGMILGITPARGGSKGIPRKNIKMIADKPLLAWTIEAAKKSKLIDKYVVSTEDKEIAEVAQRFGAEVLLRPVELATDEASTESVLKHAVDSLKCDTLVLLQATSPIRKSGLIDECVKEFIDGGYDSLATGFMCKYKEYGKNHLRRQDIEGFFYDDGNVYVMKSDFVKSGDRYGKKIARKFISRFENVEIDDEFDFWLAEKILQEQKNED encoded by the coding sequence ATGGGAATGATACTGGGGATAACTCCTGCTCGTGGTGGTAGCAAAGGCATTCCAAGAAAAAATATAAAAATGATTGCCGATAAACCTTTACTTGCCTGGACGATTGAGGCAGCGAAAAAATCAAAACTTATAGATAAATATGTTGTGTCAACAGAAGATAAAGAAATAGCCGAAGTAGCTCAAAGGTTCGGGGCAGAGGTTCTTTTACGTCCTGTTGAACTTGCTACAGATGAAGCTTCAACTGAAAGCGTTTTAAAACACGCCGTGGATTCTCTTAAATGCGATACCTTAGTTCTTTTACAGGCAACATCCCCAATAAGAAAATCCGGATTAATTGATGAATGTGTTAAGGAGTTTATTGATGGCGGTTACGACTCTTTAGCTACAGGTTTTATGTGTAAATATAAGGAATATGGTAAAAATCATTTACGCAGGCAGGATATTGAAGGATTTTTTTACGATGATGGCAACGTTTATGTGATGAAGTCTGATTTCGTAAAAAGTGGCGACCGTTATGGTAAAAAAATCGCAAGGAAGTTTATTAGCCGTTTTGAGAATGTAGAAATTGATGATGAGTTTGATTTTTGGCTAGCGGAGAAAATATTACAAGAGCAAAAGAATGAGGATTAA